A window from Myxococcus fulvus encodes these proteins:
- a CDS encoding glycosyltransferase family 9 protein, with the protein MSWHKRLELWAKLALALVASLLFWRPGRKLRPGKSLPVPRKVLLVRPDNRVGEALLTTPLLRALKAQVHPAPEVHVLVHAKVARVLANHPDADQVIAFDRRRIWAGPLAPGIRALRQANYDLVVDCANWEAPSVTSALVSRLAGPRAVVVGPKVWPVTYLHSLSVPARPDTRSEAVQRTHLLSPVAGDELARELSFREPYIRDSFRTFLEEDASMPCAVINPGGRLGPRRIPPEAFAAAARALLEVGRAPIVTWGPGEEELAKAVLAGAPGARLAPPTNLDELAALMRAAGLTVCNNTGPMHLSVAVGAPTLAFFLRMDMERWGHAYGPHRMVDLTSIVDGAGGQGLEARAAEEARSFAAKLTA; encoded by the coding sequence ATGTCCTGGCACAAGCGGCTCGAGTTATGGGCGAAGCTGGCACTCGCGCTCGTGGCGTCCCTGCTGTTCTGGCGCCCCGGCCGCAAGCTGCGCCCCGGAAAGTCTCTCCCCGTCCCCCGGAAGGTGCTGCTCGTGCGGCCCGACAACCGCGTGGGCGAGGCCCTCCTCACCACCCCCCTGCTGCGCGCCCTCAAGGCCCAGGTCCACCCCGCGCCCGAGGTCCATGTCCTGGTCCACGCCAAGGTGGCCCGGGTCCTCGCCAACCACCCCGACGCGGACCAGGTCATCGCCTTCGACCGCCGCCGCATCTGGGCCGGCCCCCTGGCCCCCGGCATCCGCGCCCTGCGTCAGGCGAACTACGACCTGGTGGTCGACTGCGCCAACTGGGAGGCCCCGTCCGTGACGAGCGCGCTGGTGTCGCGGCTCGCCGGCCCTCGCGCCGTGGTCGTCGGCCCCAAGGTCTGGCCGGTGACGTACCTGCACTCGCTCTCCGTTCCCGCGCGGCCCGACACCCGCAGCGAGGCCGTCCAGCGCACCCACCTGCTCTCCCCCGTGGCTGGCGACGAGCTGGCTCGGGAGCTGTCCTTCCGGGAGCCGTACATCCGCGACTCCTTCCGCACGTTCCTGGAAGAGGACGCCTCCATGCCGTGCGCGGTCATCAATCCCGGCGGCCGACTGGGTCCCCGTCGCATCCCACCGGAGGCCTTCGCCGCCGCCGCACGGGCGCTGCTGGAGGTGGGCCGCGCTCCCATCGTGACGTGGGGGCCGGGAGAGGAAGAGCTGGCGAAGGCCGTGCTCGCTGGCGCGCCCGGAGCCCGACTGGCGCCGCCCACCAACCTGGATGAGCTCGCGGCCCTCATGCGCGCCGCCGGCCTCACCGTGTGCAACAACACTGGCCCCATGCACCTGTCCGTCGCCGTGGGTGCGCCGACGTTGGCGTTCTTCCTCCGGATGGACATGGAGCGATGGGGCCACGCCTATGGCCCACACCGCATGGTCGACCTCACGTCCATCGTCGATGGCGCGGGTGGACAGGGGCTCGAGGCTCGCGCCGCCGAGGAGGCGCGGTCCTTCGCCGCGAAGCTCACCGCGTAG
- the lpxK gene encoding tetraacyldisaccharide 4'-kinase, which yields MSPPAPESPTAIERVFYPPSPEAWGRRALLSPLTALSWSYAAAVQLRRALYDNGLLRAERVEGLRVLSVGNLNVGGTGKTPAVLHLAEQLVRAGRKVGILTRGYGRRSREPLTFTGAQPLPSVEDAGDEPLLLATRCPSVRLFVNPDRVASALRARDEFGLDTVLLDDGFQHRRLARDEDLVVVDEAVGLGNGHMLPRGPLREPSSSIRRATLLWVRTSASAVGEPPAVSLPPEAESIPRVRARYGPSAWVDPEGMSHPPERLRGQGVLALAGLGRPGGFLKTLRSLGVEVVDAALFADHHPFTPEELEDVAQRAKRRGVVVVTTEKDAVRLPSGFEAWKVRLGVEVLEGEAHLYRALGLAGASGDL from the coding sequence TTGAGTCCTCCCGCCCCCGAGTCACCCACCGCCATCGAGCGGGTCTTCTACCCCCCGTCACCGGAGGCCTGGGGCCGCAGGGCGTTGCTGTCTCCGCTGACAGCGTTGTCGTGGAGCTACGCCGCGGCGGTGCAGCTGCGAAGAGCCCTGTACGACAACGGGCTGTTGCGAGCGGAGCGTGTCGAGGGGCTCCGAGTCCTCTCCGTGGGCAATCTCAACGTGGGAGGAACGGGCAAGACGCCCGCGGTGCTGCACCTGGCGGAGCAGCTCGTCCGAGCGGGGCGCAAGGTCGGCATCCTCACGAGAGGGTACGGCCGGCGTTCACGGGAGCCGCTGACCTTCACGGGAGCACAGCCTCTGCCCTCGGTGGAGGACGCGGGAGACGAGCCGCTGTTGCTTGCGACGCGGTGTCCGAGTGTCAGGCTCTTCGTGAATCCCGACCGGGTCGCCAGTGCGTTGCGAGCAAGGGACGAGTTCGGCCTGGACACGGTGTTGCTCGACGACGGCTTTCAACACCGTCGCCTCGCGCGGGACGAGGACCTGGTGGTGGTGGACGAGGCGGTGGGGTTGGGCAATGGCCACATGCTTCCCCGAGGTCCGCTGCGTGAGCCCTCTTCATCGATTCGACGCGCCACGCTGCTCTGGGTTCGCACGTCCGCGTCGGCCGTGGGCGAGCCCCCAGCGGTGAGTCTTCCGCCAGAAGCCGAGTCGATTCCCCGGGTGCGCGCGCGCTATGGGCCATCGGCCTGGGTGGACCCGGAGGGCATGTCACATCCACCGGAGCGCTTGCGAGGGCAGGGCGTGTTGGCGCTGGCGGGGCTTGGCCGGCCGGGGGGCTTCCTGAAGACCCTGAGGTCGCTGGGCGTGGAGGTCGTCGACGCTGCGCTGTTCGCGGACCATCACCCCTTCACTCCCGAGGAGCTGGAAGACGTAGCCCAGCGGGCGAAACGTCGAGGCGTGGTGGTGGTGACGACGGAGAAGGACGCGGTGCGGCTGCCGTCCGGGTTCGAGGCGTGGAAGGTGCGGCTGGGGGTGGAGGTGCTGGAGGGCGAGGCCCACCTGTATCGGGCGCTCGGGCTGGCGGGCGCGTCAGGCGACTTGTGA
- a CDS encoding Trm112 family protein: MDARLLAVLGCPRCKGALVVLGTGVTERLHCAACRASWPVKDGVPQLLPELMTREDVPTR; this comes from the coding sequence ATGGATGCCCGGCTCCTGGCGGTGCTGGGCTGCCCCCGATGCAAGGGGGCGCTCGTCGTCCTGGGGACTGGCGTCACGGAGCGGCTCCACTGCGCGGCTTGCCGTGCCTCGTGGCCCGTGAAGGACGGCGTGCCGCAACTGCTGCCCGAGTTGATGACTCGGGAGGACGTGCCTACGCGGTGA
- a CDS encoding glycosyltransferase family 4 protein, translated as MTLIIHPHFHNRYTGVTRHVESVVPALVKDSGSETRVIGSGLSEGLPRITWPELLRRARSEPVVWHAHRNNELLAGMLLKLVGRQVRLVFTRHTSIAPSGFTRFLARGADALVSLTKQVADVIALPSTVISHGIDLTRFHPPEDRQKAWERLGQGGRLGIGVIGRIRKEKGQGDFLEAVRPLLPEHPEWQGVLVGLAKGADLDWVNGLRAGIEDRVTLAGEQSVIEPWYQGLTVLVHPSYAEGYSLVHVEAMASGCCVVASKLPYLDTLIEHGRTGFFFEPGDVKALRELLDMLMREPERAREVGRNAAEEARRRCGVEHEAHALEALYRTLVRR; from the coding sequence ATGACGCTCATTATCCACCCGCATTTCCACAACCGGTACACGGGCGTCACGCGTCACGTCGAGTCGGTGGTGCCGGCGTTGGTGAAGGACTCGGGCTCGGAGACGCGGGTCATCGGCTCGGGCCTGAGCGAGGGCCTGCCGCGCATCACCTGGCCGGAGCTGCTGCGCAGGGCGCGCTCGGAGCCGGTGGTGTGGCACGCGCACCGGAACAACGAGCTGCTCGCGGGGATGTTGTTGAAGCTGGTGGGCCGGCAGGTGCGGCTGGTGTTCACGCGGCACACGTCGATTGCACCCAGTGGCTTCACGCGCTTCCTCGCGCGAGGCGCGGACGCGCTGGTGTCGTTGACGAAGCAGGTGGCGGACGTCATCGCGCTGCCGTCGACGGTCATCTCGCACGGCATCGACCTGACGCGCTTCCATCCGCCCGAGGACCGTCAGAAGGCCTGGGAGCGACTGGGGCAGGGGGGGCGCCTGGGAATCGGCGTCATCGGTCGCATCCGGAAGGAGAAGGGGCAGGGCGACTTCCTGGAGGCGGTGCGTCCGCTGTTGCCCGAGCACCCCGAGTGGCAGGGCGTGCTCGTGGGCCTGGCGAAGGGCGCGGACCTGGACTGGGTGAACGGCCTGCGCGCCGGCATCGAGGACCGGGTGACGCTGGCGGGAGAGCAGTCGGTCATCGAGCCCTGGTACCAGGGGCTCACGGTGCTGGTGCACCCGTCCTACGCGGAGGGGTACTCGCTGGTGCACGTGGAGGCGATGGCGTCGGGTTGCTGCGTGGTGGCGTCGAAGCTGCCGTACCTGGACACGCTCATCGAGCATGGCCGCACGGGCTTCTTCTTCGAGCCGGGTGACGTGAAGGCACTGCGGGAACTCCTGGACATGTTGATGCGGGAGCCGGAGCGGGCGCGGGAGGTGGGGCGCAACGCGGCAGAGGAGGCGCGTCGGCGGTGTGGCGTGGAGCACGAGGCGCACGCGCTGGAGGCGCTGTACCGCACGCTGGTGAGGCGCTGA
- a CDS encoding adenylyltransferase/cytidyltransferase family protein produces the protein MSTLEKIQSLEQVAEARARWKQEGRTVALANGVFDLLHVGHVRYLEGARELADVLVVAVNSDASTRAYKGPGRPHIPENERAELVAALACTDRVIVFDEPNVRGIIRVLKPDVHVKGTDYTPDSIPEGDEVRAYGGRTAVSGDPKNHSTTELARRLGREDAK, from the coding sequence ATGAGCACCTTGGAGAAGATTCAGTCGCTCGAGCAGGTGGCCGAGGCGCGGGCCCGCTGGAAGCAGGAGGGCCGCACGGTGGCGCTCGCCAACGGTGTGTTCGACCTGCTGCACGTGGGCCACGTGCGCTACCTGGAGGGTGCGCGCGAGCTGGCGGACGTGCTGGTGGTGGCGGTGAACTCGGATGCCTCGACGCGTGCGTACAAGGGCCCTGGCAGGCCGCACATCCCGGAGAACGAGCGCGCGGAGCTGGTCGCCGCCCTCGCGTGCACGGACCGGGTCATCGTCTTCGATGAGCCGAACGTGCGCGGAATCATCCGGGTGTTGAAGCCGGATGTGCACGTGAAGGGCACGGACTACACGCCCGACAGCATCCCCGAGGGTGACGAGGTCCGCGCCTACGGCGGCCGCACCGCGGTGTCGGGCGACCCGAAGAACCACAGCACCACGGAGCTGGCGCGTCGGCTCGGGCGTGAGGACGCGAAGTAG
- the gmk gene encoding guanylate kinase → MSETTILPPGLLLVLSAPSGAGKTTLAHRLLRETPQANFSISVTTRRPRGKEQEGVDYHFVDVATFQAKIERGEFVEWAEVHGHFYGSPQSTVDIARANRGVAIFDIDVQGGQAIKRKHPDAVLIFVLPPSMEELERRLRDRQTDSDETIRRRMLAARSEMERGIAAYDYVVVNDDFDRAYSELKAVIVAEGCRRGRADVSRLKLGV, encoded by the coding sequence ATGAGCGAAACCACCATCCTTCCGCCCGGTCTGTTGCTCGTCCTCTCCGCCCCCTCGGGAGCGGGGAAGACCACCCTGGCCCACCGCCTCCTCCGGGAGACGCCCCAGGCGAACTTCTCCATCAGCGTCACGACGCGCCGGCCTCGGGGCAAGGAGCAGGAGGGCGTCGACTACCACTTCGTGGATGTGGCCACCTTCCAGGCGAAGATCGAACGGGGTGAGTTCGTGGAGTGGGCGGAGGTCCACGGCCACTTCTATGGAAGCCCCCAGTCGACGGTGGACATCGCCCGGGCCAACCGGGGCGTGGCCATCTTCGACATCGACGTGCAGGGTGGCCAGGCCATCAAGCGCAAGCACCCGGACGCGGTCCTCATCTTCGTGCTGCCTCCCTCCATGGAGGAGCTCGAGCGTCGCCTGAGGGATCGGCAGACGGACTCCGACGAGACCATCCGTCGACGCATGCTGGCGGCGCGCTCCGAGATGGAGCGTGGAATCGCCGCGTACGACTATGTGGTCGTGAACGACGACTTCGACCGGGCCTACAGCGAGCTCAAGGCCGTCATCGTCGCCGAGGGCTGCCGCCGGGGTCGGGCGGACGTCTCCCGGCTGAAGCTCGGCGTCTGA
- a CDS encoding bifunctional heptose 7-phosphate kinase/heptose 1-phosphate adenyltransferase, with translation MAAVSPVRSSPLPSRLPLAFSRRRVLLVGDLVADHYIYGQTDRVSREAPVLIVRYESAEVKLGGGANVAANVRALTGQVTAVGVLGADEMGGELRHLFSEAGVRLHAVGGRGIATETKTRILAGGLSTTRQQMLRLDRGQRSELPPRVRKALARHVEQAARDADAVVVSDYGAGVLNDEVRGVLRKLAADGLPVCVDSRYALASFSGLTVCKPNEPELEALAGRPVRSEEDLLLAGKEAVRRLGCRALLVTRGRHGMALFDADGGVDLIPVHGAKAAVDVTGAGDTVIATFSLAVAAGASFGEAARLANVAGSMVVQKPGTATVSRDELLAELRSAR, from the coding sequence ATGGCCGCGGTCTCGCCCGTTCGCTCCTCGCCCTTGCCCTCTCGCCTGCCGCTCGCGTTCTCGCGTCGTCGCGTGCTGCTGGTCGGGGACCTCGTCGCAGACCACTACATCTACGGACAGACGGACCGGGTGAGCCGCGAGGCGCCCGTGCTCATCGTCCGCTACGAGTCCGCGGAGGTGAAGCTGGGCGGAGGCGCGAACGTCGCGGCCAACGTCCGCGCCTTGACGGGACAGGTGACGGCCGTGGGCGTGCTCGGCGCGGACGAGATGGGCGGCGAGCTGCGTCACCTGTTCTCGGAGGCCGGCGTCCGGTTGCACGCGGTGGGCGGTCGAGGCATCGCGACGGAGACGAAGACGCGCATCCTGGCAGGCGGCCTGAGCACCACGCGGCAGCAGATGCTGCGCCTGGACCGGGGACAGCGCTCCGAGTTGCCGCCCCGGGTGCGCAAGGCGCTGGCCCGGCATGTCGAGCAGGCCGCCCGGGACGCGGACGCGGTGGTCGTCTCGGACTACGGCGCGGGGGTGCTGAACGACGAGGTCCGAGGTGTACTCCGCAAGCTCGCGGCGGATGGGCTGCCCGTGTGCGTGGACAGCCGCTATGCGCTCGCGTCGTTCTCGGGGTTGACGGTGTGCAAGCCCAACGAGCCCGAACTGGAGGCGCTCGCGGGCCGGCCCGTGCGCTCGGAGGAAGACTTGCTCCTGGCCGGGAAGGAAGCGGTGCGCCGGTTGGGGTGCCGTGCGTTGCTGGTGACGCGGGGCCGCCACGGCATGGCGCTCTTCGACGCGGACGGCGGCGTGGACCTCATCCCGGTGCACGGCGCGAAGGCCGCGGTGGACGTGACGGGCGCGGGCGACACGGTGATTGCGACCTTCTCGCTGGCCGTCGCTGCCGGAGCCTCGTTCGGCGAGGCGGCGAGGCTGGCGAACGTGGCCGGGTCCATGGTGGTGCAGAAGCCGGGGACCGCGACGGTGTCCCGGGATGAGCTGCTGGCCGAGCTGCGGAGCGCGCGATGA
- a CDS encoding YicC/YloC family endoribonuclease: MLKSMTGFGAGRARVGDEEVSVELRSLNHKFCEVKARLPRELASLEPLVTKQVKDRLARGSVELLVKRQSSTASGTVPTVDLNLAREYLRTFRELAKELGLSQDVTWSQVANQQGVVRLEEKGVDLEAATPAVTAALDQALGALEKMRLVEGEAIHADLDARMKLLEGWSREVALLAPRAVQDYQQRLTERVAELARGVAVDPQRLAQEVALFAERTDIAEEVTRLASHLEQFRALMASQEPTGRRMDFLVQEMHREVNTTGSKSQHADISARVVSMKAEVERIREQVQNVE, translated from the coding sequence ATGCTGAAGAGCATGACCGGGTTTGGAGCGGGCCGCGCGCGCGTGGGAGACGAAGAGGTCTCCGTGGAGTTGCGCTCGCTCAATCACAAGTTCTGCGAGGTGAAGGCGCGGCTGCCGCGCGAGCTCGCCTCCCTGGAGCCGCTCGTCACGAAGCAGGTGAAGGACCGGCTGGCGCGTGGCTCGGTCGAGCTGCTGGTGAAGCGGCAGTCGTCCACGGCCTCGGGCACCGTCCCCACGGTGGACCTCAACCTGGCGCGCGAGTACCTGCGCACCTTCCGGGAGTTGGCCAAGGAGCTGGGCCTGTCGCAGGACGTGACGTGGTCCCAGGTGGCCAACCAGCAGGGCGTGGTCCGCCTGGAGGAGAAGGGCGTCGACCTGGAGGCCGCGACGCCCGCGGTGACGGCGGCCCTGGACCAGGCGCTCGGGGCCCTGGAGAAGATGCGGCTCGTCGAGGGCGAGGCCATCCATGCGGACCTCGATGCGCGCATGAAGCTGCTGGAGGGGTGGAGCCGGGAGGTGGCGCTGCTGGCACCCCGCGCCGTGCAGGACTACCAGCAGCGGCTCACCGAGCGCGTGGCGGAGCTGGCGCGCGGCGTCGCGGTGGACCCGCAGCGGCTGGCCCAGGAGGTCGCGCTCTTCGCCGAGCGCACGGACATCGCCGAGGAGGTGACGCGCCTTGCCAGCCACCTCGAGCAGTTCCGCGCCCTGATGGCGAGCCAGGAGCCCACGGGCCGCCGCATGGACTTTCTCGTGCAGGAGATGCACCGCGAGGTGAACACGACGGGCTCCAAGAGCCAGCACGCGGACATCTCCGCGCGCGTGGTCTCGATGAAGGCCGAGGTCGAGCGCATCCGCGAACAGGTGCAGAACGTCGAATGA
- a CDS encoding glycosyltransferase has translation MRILHLLASPFFSGPAENVALLARAQRDAGHEVTVAVDRRRKDVPAEEPAVPRFQELGLLDEGGLELSVKSPPWRMWSDSRRLRARQVDVVHSHFSHDHFLARWGRPRGAVLVRSLHAPRSLRSSLPAADAYTVPASALLPRLLERGKRARVLPALVDPRFRPEADRESLRRELGLTGGPLVGMVSTFQPSRRHAVGVEAFVKYRQHHPHARFVLVGDGALLEATRNQVAALGLTDAVVFAGYQQGESFARWLKALDEVWLLGLGNDWSARAAAQARACGVRVVAVDEGALPDLADARVAEPTPEAVVTAALSGVLAPVAHPTNARIAADVLALYAEVADGTPR, from the coding sequence ATGCGCATCCTTCACCTGCTCGCGAGCCCGTTCTTCAGTGGCCCCGCGGAGAACGTCGCGCTGCTCGCCCGAGCGCAGCGGGATGCGGGGCACGAGGTGACGGTGGCGGTGGACCGTCGGCGCAAGGACGTGCCGGCGGAGGAGCCCGCGGTGCCGCGCTTCCAGGAACTCGGCCTGTTGGACGAAGGTGGCCTGGAGTTGTCCGTGAAGTCGCCGCCGTGGCGCATGTGGAGCGACTCGCGACGTCTGCGCGCGCGGCAGGTGGACGTGGTGCATTCGCACTTCAGTCACGACCACTTCCTCGCGAGGTGGGGACGTCCCCGAGGCGCGGTGCTGGTGCGCTCGCTGCATGCACCCCGTTCGCTGCGTTCCTCGTTGCCCGCGGCGGATGCGTACACGGTTCCGGCGAGCGCGCTGTTGCCGAGGTTGTTGGAGCGAGGGAAGCGGGCCCGGGTGCTTCCAGCGCTGGTGGACCCGAGGTTCCGGCCCGAAGCGGACCGCGAGTCACTCCGGCGCGAGCTGGGGCTCACGGGTGGACCGTTGGTGGGAATGGTCTCCACGTTCCAGCCATCGAGGCGCCATGCGGTCGGGGTGGAGGCCTTCGTGAAGTACCGCCAGCACCATCCTCACGCGCGCTTCGTCCTCGTGGGTGACGGAGCGCTCCTGGAGGCGACGCGCAATCAGGTAGCGGCGCTGGGATTGACGGACGCGGTGGTCTTCGCGGGCTATCAGCAGGGCGAGTCCTTCGCGCGCTGGCTGAAGGCCTTGGACGAGGTGTGGCTGCTGGGCCTGGGGAATGACTGGAGCGCGAGGGCCGCGGCCCAGGCGCGAGCGTGTGGTGTCCGAGTGGTCGCGGTGGACGAAGGCGCATTGCCGGACCTGGCGGATGCGCGGGTGGCTGAGCCCACGCCCGAAGCAGTCGTCACGGCCGCGCTCTCGGGAGTCCTCGCGCCCGTGGCGCATCCGACGAATGCGCGCATCGCCGCCGACGTGCTCGCCTTGTACGCCGAGGTTGCTGACGGGACTCCTCGATGA